CTTGTTCGATGTATTATGCCTGGATAAACAATGATCCACATCATTATACTTTGTATATAATCTGCAACTATTGCatagattataaaattcaGTTGCTATGTTGACTGTGATTAATTTTAAAGAAATATTACGTTGATTTTAAAGAGCTGCACAGAGCTCAATGGCATCCTGGTATTTGGATTAAACTGCCAACGTTTCTAATAATCATGCATTGTAATAGATTGAGTGTGACGAGATAAATAGTTTGTActcgacattctttttttctcattttttctgctTTGAATCTTTGAAGCGCACAAATAacctattttcatttcaatcaaaGACATACACTATCGCACCCTCGCttatgtaaattttattactaTCAACAATCAATTCTAAGTCGAAgccaaattataattttaagcTACAAGTTACTAAAATAGCAAAGAATCAGAATCTCTTGGACTGCAGTGAAAGAAAAGCcgtactaacaataagttaagGTGTCAGGTTCGATCAGGTACCTTGATTTTTCTGGAAGTTATCAAATAGTCCTGAGAGATCCCAAAAACGTTACAGAAATAAACTCTCATCACAGCTATTTTGGATATTATACTCGCTATTGGAATGAGAAACATATCGGAAGTGGCAGAGTACTTTGAtctatgatatttttcattccatgaatattttttctatcgtgTAGTGCAATGGGTTCGAGTGCTCGGGCTAACTGGTTTCGTTACGAGACAAAAATTATAGATGTAGTGAAAGAAGTACTGATTTCGCTGAGTATTATAGTTAGTTTATCATTCGCCTCAACGACAGTCACCGTACTGTCAGTTGCAGCGAACACCTGTTAtcgtattataattgttaCATACAAGTTTATTGGCAAACAAAAATGGACATTAAAAAAGTGACAGTGTACAGTATTTttggcggagaaaaaaaacaatatccaATGCCCTTCGCACTTCTAACTGTTAGAGAAGCGACCACCGAAATGTTTGGGCTAATTCCTAGCGGTTTGCAgtagatttttctcttttgactCAAGAATTTATCGGTATGATTATTTCTTCAGATGAATATGACCTGAGAAATTGTTGGATTTTCTAGAATCTGAGTTCTAATGGACcgtatttttaaaacaattgGGCGATTTCGACTCAAAGGGGGAGCGTAAGACCTTTTTTTAGCTTGACGATTACAAatcaataattaaaatgaCCCAAGTATCAAACTGTAGTTCACTAGATCAGAGGTCAAGGAAAAAGATGTATTATTATAGGTGTAAATTTAGCTAAATTATGTTTTGCCATATTAATTTTTAGAGTATTCAATGATCCGGTGttttattgtatatgtatgtactatacATTTGTATAGTAACTGTGTAGCGATTTTAACATTGCAATTAGTCATTGATAGTTGTTATACGATATTGGTAGTTATGTATCATACCTAGAAAACAGCTTGATTACGGATAAATCAGTAATGTGTAAATAGATGATATTGTAttgaatattatcattattattctttttttgtaaatataaactattattttttgatagtTATTTATCAAGGTTGCTTTATTATTCGCAccttattacttttattattttcctcccgatatattttcatcgtacaaccacaattatacatacactgtatgtatatagcacAATTTATTACTCGTCGCTAGTGTgcctataatataataaaaattcttcaatatgTGTTTTCGGAGTTTTACGCTACTTTATAACAATATCAGTTGAAAAATCTGTTCTCCTTATCTTTAAATTCatcattcaatgaaatttatggATTCTTATTCAATTAGTTTTCGAATTATTCTTCTcataatttcttcgttttacgTGTGcgttttttattcacatacacatttatatccctactaataataatatacattggtatgattttttaatactgttattattattattattactattattttcttcttttccataaTACTACGTTATAACAATACTTACTTTATACaggtaattatttctttttttatattatttgattttcattacaCTATATATGTTTTCTTTTGactatattttcttctctttttttgcagTTTATGATAATCAAAATAATCTTGCAGCGCATGTTTGTTTTACTGTTGTTATTGTCGAtgctgttatcattatcattatcattattgttgttgttgttgttgttattattataatcatattataatcctttccgatttttattttatacctacgCGCTTTTGCcaaagtaattttattttatttttataaatacaaCAACGCACGTgtcatcatagatatattgatctATATCTATGGTGTTATTAActtatatagtatataaaatttacaattcGATTGCACATATAAGACGTGCAACAATGTATGAATTCGGCATAGGTGTGATATATTGGAGTCCTGTCGATtgtttgattttaaaaaagttGATGTTTTGTCGCGCAGATTCTACGTCTACCGATGTTATAAATCACGTCGAAGAAAAGTTAAGGTCGAGACCACCGAGTATAACGAGTCCCCAAGAAGTTTACAACGATGGTACAGCAACAATAACGAGATACATACACATTAAGCACGCTGATTctccggtgaaaatttttcgagaaacGACCGTCTGATATTATTACACATAGTCACATATTGTAGATATAgtaagtatattatatatatatgtataatctgataccgcgtatacataattatttataattatcttAAGAgctataaaacaaaaacgataaaaaaaaaaaaccaaagagatatgagagaaaaaaaattaaatgaaacaagcAAGTAGTTGATTTTCATGCAGAttaggtatgtatgtgtgtaacgTAACGTATGTAACATAAGTATACCGTGACCGTGCAGATAAatcacgtggaaaaaaaaaaatgaagaaaattaagtgtcgaaaattattccgagTTATGTAATATCGATGTTCCTATACGATGGTACGATgtgtacttatacatatagtgtATACGATTTGTATTCACGTGTTTcgagaaaagattttttcttttttttttcttccccctctaacgaatcgaagaaaataatttctgcgAAACACGACATAACCGGTGATCAAATTGAACAATATTTTGATGAACGATTATCTAGtcatgaaatttcgaatccgGAATATGATACCGAAACGAATTTTCCGCTTTCTagagtaaaagaaaacaaaaaaaaaaaaccactatCAAAGTTTCTCATCATGGCAATTAAAATATGGGTACAACGAACATTTGTTTTTGTGAAATTATACATTtcgattcaattgaaaattcaaatattttttactatctcaatttttgcatcctatcaataataatttttattgcaacgatgatctttgttgtttttttttcgaattatttatcaatcgaATATTTCAGGCAAATATTTTAACAATCTGAAattaacttttattttcaaacgttcATATCATTCATAttcggaataataataacaaaaataaacatcaataaaaataataataataatgattgtgTAATATTCATCTTAAAAATACTTGAAGCATTCCatggtaatgataataataatgatacgtTCTATTGTATTTCAAAAAACGTCATACATAGAGATTCATCGataatttcaaatgaatttggGTATCGAAAGCtgatttaataattaatgaaataataatagtaataaaaataaactaaaagaATTGCGTCATTAGATGAACAAATGTGTCAGATGATTGATCCTGATTAATTACGTAACAATATAGATACAACAGATCATTGTTGGTTGGTATAAGAATTATGTGAAACAGATTTCCAAACCATTCCCATCCATAATAACTATTATTTCGTCGTGtgcaatatttataatttataaagaaacaaacaaaaaaaaactaatgaaaaGCGAGTAGCGAAAgagttgaagaagaaaaatttgattagaATAAAATTATGCTTAGAACGTGAAGAGATCTGAATGttatcaattgaaattataatttttcaatcaattatttcacgttattcgataaataaaaattgatgtaatATATCTCTATAATTACTTATAAATTTATCTCACGTACTTAAATCTTTTCTATTTACGTCGTCATTGTTTAATATTCATgggatattagaaaaaaaaaaaaaaaattaccctacTAAAGCACTATACTATAATTAAAACacgtatatttcaaaattatgGGGTGGTTGTTGGTACAACTTTTGTAATATTCGaacacaaaaaagaaaaaaaaaaacatacgagCAGCTACAGCTGGTAttcaaaagagaaataaaaatgtgaagGTTAAACTTCCCTCGAATTTACACGAATTACACCATGTAGGTATAGAATGGTATTACAATAGTTATTATTCGAAATgatgacgaatgaaaatgatttttaggATATTTTCACTTAATTTTAAGTAAAATGCGTtagcgtatgtatgtatggatAGTTACATGTAATATGTAGATACATGTATGGGATGTTCCATGTGAAAGCAGCTTGACCAGTCTACCGAAAATCCGAATCAGTTTGAgctttttgaaatattttactaGGTCATATTCATCGAAAAAGATCAGTGATCTGATTGATATCAATGTACCGAAAAAAAACCCTTGACTTTGTCAACAATGAAAAATCACGACTTTTAAATCAAATCGAGTGCCGCAATCGGAGTTCACGAATCTATTAGCGACTGCAAAGAAAAATACTTACCAAAATTTGAACCGATTTCCAGACGGTCAAGTCGATTTCAACAGGAGTCCTTCCCATACATACGttaggtacacgtatgtacttattgttagataccTATCTGAAATTAGAATAGATCAGTGACTAGaccaaaataaaatagaaactatatgtatgtattgcaTTGTTTATTTATAACGTCTACTTACCACGCGCGCGCGCCGGATATCGGTTTCATTTgtcttttgaaatttggatgcttctgtttttttttaatcttatttTTCCGGCCTTTCAAAttcgactttgattttttcgaattcaagttAACTCTATGTTAAGAGACACATGAAAAAGgccttttcgaattttcggtaattgaaaataaaaatcccctcaaaataaaagaaaacgtGTTTGttgaaatcgaataatttttttttattccttttccaACGTCATGTTTCATCTATCATTAATGCATGCGTGACACGGCTGTCCTGTTGAAACAgcgatgaaatatttaaattgcACAATATAATGCACGCAAATCACCGCGTGATTATCATATTCCCTTACTGTTCATTTCGTAATCGTCCTACCTGGtcgaggacgaaaaaaatggctCAAACTTTTCGCgtggaatatttgaaaaaagaccTGATGAAATTGGAGCCATATTATGCGGATGAAATCATACCGTATGTCGTAGAACGAAACCGGAACAAACCAAAAGGTATTGGCCGCCTCGGTGCTTCCCCGACACATCTGGGAATGGGGAAAATTCGAGTTAAAACATCGTTAGGCAAATACGCTGTAGATTTTTTGAACAAGGCAACTGTACACGGATTAAATCACCTCGTTGCACCCCACAGACACTTCTttgaaaggtgaaaattttatcactcTTCATTCATGAACTAGCTTATGTAGCTAAGTGTATTTTGTTAGAATTTTGACAGTTCTCTTCATCGGTGCTGCCCTTGGTTGTTTGGTTGCAACTTCGCTCTATTCTTGGTACCAATACCAACATAATCCTACAGCTATGGTTCTGCAGTTTGattatcaaaatttcaacatcaCAAAACCAGCGATCACTGTATGCCTCGACGAAGCAGTTGCCATGGAAAAGTTCCCCAAAGCCTTCAAAAAGTATGTGGTATGACAACATCGATAAAGTGAATAAAAGAATTGACGATAATAGATATGAAACCATACACAGACACGGAGTCGCAGACACACCTCAGGCAAGggcctttttccttttcatttcaaatccAAATTACTTGACGCTGAATCAAACTCCGATGTACACCGGAACACCATCCAATAAATGGATGGAAATTGTTCGGGACTTGTACTTTGACCTGGAGCCAAACAAATGCAACTTAGCGAATTGCCAAGATACTTATTTAACGGATATTGTAACCGAAAGGGGTATGTGCACGACATTGTTCGGGGCATACAGTAATTATTCATCTCTAGAGTGAGTATACCTCCTACctttgagaaagaaaatttgagatGTTATCTCACATTTGTTCACAGTTATTGGCTAGCCGATAACTGGACAATATTTCCTGATAGAACCGTGCCCGTCTACCAATACATTCATCGGAATGACAGGATTAACTTAAAGCAAATTCCAAGACCGTACAAAGAAAGTATAACAAATAAagtaacatatttttttcatctatcgAGGTAACTCTTGAGACGCTCAGTCATGATTGGAACCGAGACATCGCATGACAATctgaatattaattttaataatcaTTGCATTTGGTAAATACCGAAACAAAATAACAGGATATCGAGCTTCTGATTAACAGATGAGCCTTCACCACCCTAGAACGTTGCCAACATTCAAGAGCTGGTGGAGTCAGTTCACCAAGATAGAGATGATAGATATGAAAATAAGTGTCAAAGAAACGGACAGTTCTGATACACTAAGAGAACTGAGTCCGGGGCAACGACCATGTAATTTTCCAGAGGATGCCAGCCTTCGGATGTGGCCACTATATACGAGAAACATGTGCACTCTGGAATGCAGGTATAATTTGATCAAAAAGAAATGTGGGTGTTATCCACATTTTGCAAGACCGATGCGTAAGTATAATTTTTCGGTTGTACTGACAAAATTGAGTTTGCCAATTTGGTTTtagttgaatttgaaaaattgcgcaATTTCATACTACTTTTTAGCGGGGACTCCAACTTGTAATGTGACGCAATTACACTGCATTGGAAATAATTCCCTGCAGATAATTTCGTTGAAGCTCGATGGAGTCAATCTTTGCTCATGCCCGGAGGACTGTAATACGTCCCATTACGAAAAAGTTTACTCGAACGAAGTCAAcctgtaattataatttgtaGTTATATTCAGAAATCGCActgccttttctttttctttagtCATACCCGGTGCTTCTAGTAAAGCATTGTTCAAAATGGCCTCAATAGTATTTTGTATTGAAGGGGCCAAGCAAGCATAACGTTAATGGATAGACCGGTGAACATTGATGTGGAATTTCCCTTTGTCAAATTACAGTACCAAATCTTCTTTGGGTTCAACGACTTTTTGGGTAAGGTTTTCACTGATTTCTGATAGATGTGCTGAACGAAGGCCATTTTTTGATTAGTTTCAGTCGGAGGAGCAGCTGGGCTATTTCTTGGTGCCAGCATAATATCCTTCATCGAAATTCTCTACTACATTACACTGCGGCTCTTCTGTTACAGCACTAGTATTCGTAAATACAGAACCGAGTAATTCACTCtttaattcattttaattagaaatatgaaattttctttgtagAGTAGGGACCTGGAATTCAATTAGTTCAGGAATTCACCTATCTaggttgtaaaataaaatttattattcttttcccctttccATGACGCAGTAGGTGTCAATAAATAtagattatatacatataaatatgaaacgaATAATATTCATAACATCTAGCATAAAATTGCATACTGTACAGTGAAACtaacaaatatatttatttgaatattcatttctTACTTCTTTGTTGTACGTCACATCGAGGTAGAAATTCTGGCGATCAACACCAGCTACGCTACAAAGATGCTAAAATATCACTGAAAGGTGTACCTGGTTCCTTTGCCGCTGTTTCAAAAGTCTCGACAAACGCCATCTTCTGATTCGCGTCCGTCAGCTGTAATAAATATGTCAGAGACGTAACAAAAATTAGCCACCAAACTACCAGTATCGTTAAAACAAGACTCCGGTCCTACGTAccttttgataaaaatctgCTGCCGATATACAGAggatttttttatcctcgtaTTCGTACTTTCCTATCCTTGACTGAACATGTGGAAAGCTGTTATCATAATCTCAGCGTGAAGGAATatcttcagaaaatttttacctaaTCACACATGGCTGCGCACACGCAAAGGTTACATTTTTGCAACGAAATCTGccaatttataatattttcaggCTTAAAAGGATACAACGCTCTCAACCAGGGATTCGTAGTCGCGCTAATGAAAAAACACGACAAACACCACGTCGACATGACGATCGGTAAACTCTGTATGAAATTTGGTAAACTAAAAACCACCCAATCCTGGAGTAAACCAAGTTGAGCACTGTTACAAGCTCGCTCGCAAacctaaaaaacaaaaaataatcgtcaatAACGTAACACTTACAATTCGCCATGCTGAAGCATTTTCACACATAGGAAGGCTCACCTGGAAGACAACTGCGGATAATAATCTGGGGTGAGGTTGCTGTGGCGACAGAAATTCTCCAATCACTTTGGTAAGAATTTcagaaggtggaaaaaagtCGCTGAGAACACCAGGTAAAACCCCACATAATACTTCAACCTCCATCGGATGACCCTTCTTTATTCTGTCAAAGATTGCCGACGTTCTTTCGATCGACTGGACCAACACTTCGGGCTCTTCATCTGGAAGTGGTTCCTCGATCTCcggttgattcaatttttcagctgCTCCAGTGTACATGCAAGTAAGCAACAGCTGTAAAGCTGGTAGTGCCAGTACCGGACTTGCCTGTTTCAATCTGTCGACGGCAACTTTCACAATTTGCTCGGCAACTTTTCCTACAACGCTCTTCGTAGCAACTAATCTTTCCAAGCCCTGAAACAAATGGTTCCACAAAATTTGTATCCGAGGTTGAAGTTTGTTGCGTCGTAATCTAATGCTCAAAGGAAAGATTCTCTTCGATTACCTGCAAGAGAGTTTGGTGGAGCGACGTAGAAATATTCTGAGTATTGACTAGAGTAAGCGCTAGATCCAGTACTGCGGGAGCTTCCGCATCCGGCGGTGTATCTTCCGTGTGTTCCAACAGAAAAAAGACTAGAGCCCACATAACGCCTTGGTGCTCTTCACTTTGACTCAATACACTGAGAGcgcgtaaaaaaattatatgagTGATCCAGCCGATGCCGAAGAATAATTTACTTTGAATCGGAAACATACCCATTCGAGTCCTGAGTATCGATGTGTTTCTGAATGTACTCTATGGCTAACGGGTGAATGAGGTTTAACGTCTCTTCGCAGCTGGCGAATACAGCGCTTTGCAAAAGGTACAGGATTCCATGTAAGGCAAACACCCTGGCAGGTAGGAATCCAGACTTCAAACTGGCCTCAACCAAgcgtttcactttttctaGAGTTTCTCCATTCtgcaaaaaattgacaaaatataCAGAACTTGAACTACCACGACGTGATTCACATTGACAAGTATACACGCATATGTGAACCCACCAATGGCGATAGGACTGCTGCCGCTTTGCATGCTGCGATGACGAGGTACTGATGTAAGATTTCATTTTCGATCGGATGGACTTTTGACAGATCTAAGCAAGTGTCAAGCATCCATTGGTACTGCGATCTCTCTGTAAAGAGTTCGGAGATTGCAAGAATTGACTTAATCACTTCGTTCAATAACCTTAAAGGAGTGTTCACTCGTGGTGAAGTCCAAGATGAATAGAGCTCCAGCAAAAAGCGAAGACAGGAATTCAGATCCAAGGATAAAGATGACAGGACATTGTTCCGGTAACTTTTCAACTCCAAAACATTACTGCTCAATTTGTCCTCGTGCAAAGAGCACGAAGCCCACAAATAGGGTACGGACAATTGACTGTAACTATATTTATGCCTGTTCCAAACCCGTTCGATATTTCCCCTATGGAAAATATGATCCAGCGTTAACCCATGCGTTAATTTAGGATCTGCAACGTTTTCGAACTTTGATAGAAGGGTTTCTTGTATGTAGAAAAGTTTCTGGGAACTAATCTTGTGTAAGGCTAGCTGTGGGTCTCTTGGCTGATGAATCAAATTACTATTCTCTGGGTTTCCGGGACAAGGCAGAAGCAAAGTTTGCATCAATAGACTCGTTATTGCCTGCACTGCTAAGCTGGTGGCTTGAATGGATACAGCGAGTTCTTCCAATGGCATACCTTCATTTTGACTGATATTTAAAACACTCAGTAATGCCATCCATATTTCCTCGAATTGTAACCTCGACGTCCATCCTATCAAAGTAACTCTGTAGATGAACTGTTCGAGAATATCTACTTCGTGTAGAAGATTTGATTCCGAGGATAGTAGAGGAACGTGGCACATTGTTGGTCCCGAGCCAACGACATGCCAGCCTTGTTTCCAGATCAGCGGCGGAACGAGAACAAAGGAATTGACTAATGTCTGTCTGCTCACAGTCACAATCAgacttttaattgggtttaataaaAACGCAGGAATGTTATCCGGGCAATCCTCCGATTGTCTCTTTTCAAGCCAAGCAACTAGCGTTGCCATTTGTATGCAAGCTTCCGCGTATGGTTTTGTTTCAACTTTCTCCATTGCCGGTTGTAATCCACAGCTGTTTACAACGGGAAGACGTTTGTTAGTCGTCAATAAATGTTCGACGATTCTAGTCAATGCTGCAGCTGCAGAGCAAACCCAATTGGGACTATTGCCGAACACTTTATGTAAATTGTGGTTTTTTAAAATTGCCTGTGCGCACCTCAATGCCGCCTCTAGTTCTTGGGGTTTCAATCTCCTATTACCGTCCTCGTACTCCTTTATCATCCAGTTTGTCACCTCAAAGCACAGCAAGCAAAATTTTGCTAGTTCATCCTCGAACTTTGATTCGACTTCGGATAGGCCATATTTTGTCATCGCTGACAGTGTATCAATGTACACAGTAACGGATGGAATAATTGTAAATACGGTATTCCAATAGACAACATCACTTATCAGCTCTGAGATTCTTGCTCCATATTTAGCTTCTTTGGCAGTCGTCTGTCGTCGAATGGGATTGAAAATCTCACGTTGTTTTGGCACTAGCTTGTTGATGTTTTGAACACGTTGGAGTAAACATTGCTTGGCTGCTTTGTACagcaaattttcttcaaagagtACATCAGTTTCTATAACCTCTCTCCTGAACCAGAGCTCTTGGCATTTTTGAAATGTCTTTCTTAATCCTAATTTTATACATTCCCTCAATATTTTAGCATTGAACTCGTTAGAGGTCATAAGTTCTGCACAGTCTTCAAAACCAAGATTTTCGAGAAGTTCCGCCGATTCTAACAGGTTATATTTACCGTCAGGATGACAGCAGCGTAGCTTTGTTTGGAGATAAAACCAGCTCTGATCTAATTGTATGTTTCTAATAGTCGCAGGATTGAACGGCCGACGATGTTCCAGTTCAAGGGGTGATAAATCATAATGTTGCGTACCCAACTTATTCAGCAGACTAACCAGTGCGCCATGTTTCTTTGCCAGTTtggttgaaaataaagtattcATCATCTCGATAAAATCTTCTCTTGGTAGCTGCATTTTAATGTCTTCCGGGGTCATCATGAGCAAGATTTCAGCCCTTCGACTTGCTATCTTAGCAGCGAGCCTGCTCAAAGCCAAATGTTTGGAATTGAGTAATCTCGGTACCATTGCAAGGATGAGAGCTCCGCTTTGAGAATGATGCGTGCCTTCTAAACATTGTAACAATCTTTTCACAAAACTTGGTTTCGACAGATCTAAACATCTTGCGGCTATGGCTTGAACCAATAGACCGCTGGCAGCTGGATTTCTGTGGACAGCTGCAGCGAGTAATTCTTTGACCGGAGGTTCCCTTGCCAACATGATCGTCTCTTCTATGTGATTGATCAATAGCCAAGTCAGAGGTTCGGCATCGTTTATATTTTCACACACATAGTCGCAGAACAAAATGATTCCACCTTTCCTCACAATTTCCCCATTGATGCTGCATAGACACTCGCTTGAATCTGGCTTTCCTAGAGTGGTGGCATTTGTGCCATATCTGCTGAGTCCCGAACGAGGAGtattgtttgaaatttcggTGGCCAATATTCTTTCCCAATAGGTTAGTTCACTGAAGCTCAAAAGTGTCATCAAATAAGTCCACTGACAGGTTATTATTGGAGATTTGCTGGCAAGTTGGAGCATTAAAGAATTAAGTTCTTCCACTGGTAGTTTATCTTCTTCGCTCACATTACGCCTTTGTATCATCTGCATTGTAGCATTGGCCACTTTACagtgacttccagattcgaacaTGTGAATACATAGTTGTAGGAAGAAGATAAATTGCTGTATAAGGTAGTCGTCGTTTCCCGCGCAATTTGCAGCACCCAGGTAACAGTCATCGCGATTATAATCGATCAAGCCGACGAGATCGTAAACCTTGGATGTTATCAACCGAACaactttgaacaaaaatcTTGCCAGGACTTTCTCTGGGGCAATGTCGAACATGCTCGCATTCGTCACGTTCAATGGATCAGACATGGTTTCCGTCGAGTGATAAACAGAACCCGGATGAAAGTTGGCGTTGTATAAACTCAAATCGGAGAGCCTGGCGAGCATGGCTTCCTCTTTAGCGTATGATATGAGAGACAGCAATACGACATTCACCGTCCCTAGCCAACGTTCCAACGTCACTGTAGAATCTTGCAATGTCGGGGTCTGGATGAACAATACTTTCAGCAACGGATCGACTGGTCTGAAAACCGTTGGAGAAACGGCTGAAAACAGTTTAACCAGTGCTATGTGGGCTTCTTTTGATTCCAGTCTTATCTTTCCTGCAGCTAAGACAGGTAGCACGGAATCTATCGTCAGCCTTGACCATCTCCGCCACTTTTCTTCGCCGTTTCCATCGCTGCTGTATCTTGATTCGGTCAGACAGGCAGCTAGCAGTTGAATGACTTGATGATATTCGACGAGCCTTAGGAGCATGGAGATCAAAACATCTCGCGTTGTTTCCAATTCCTTTTGTTCCGACGTCGTCGAGTTTGAACCTCGAGTGAGAAAAATGTCCGTGACCAAAGGTATCAGGGCAGGAATGCAGTGAGTCAGAGGTGGCTGTCCGCTGGCCATGAGACCGTCGcaaagttgaataatttttggaatGCCGATTATCACCTTAGAGTGATACTTTTCATAGGAAAGATgaacgagaaaattgaatatcttTGGTATCAGTTTCTCGGTTTCTTGAATGTGGCCTTCTTCGATGAATTCGAACTGCTTTATTACAAAGCCTATGAATATTTGGTCCTGGTCCAGAAGACAGTAATTTACACGTAATTGAACGAGTTGGCTCAGCAGCAATAACACCCTGCATTGCAGCGGTATGGAACTGGTGACTGTGTATTGTTTCAAAGATTTAATCACCATTGGCTCGAAAAGGCGAATGAAGGACGCCACCGATGCTTTCTGATCGGAATATCGCGACAAGCTTTTAAATATCGAACTCAGTTTACGATCCCCTTTCCTCTGTATCAAACTAAACCAACTGAAAATGTAAACAAAAGTACTTAGCCTTGGGTAtgtttttcataaaaaatgacaaaactgTACTTGAAACAAAACTTACCCAGTGTTCGTTTCGTCTCCGTTCCGACA
This region of Athalia rosae chromosome 7, iyAthRosa1.1, whole genome shotgun sequence genomic DNA includes:
- the LOC105693141 gene encoding pickpocket protein 11-like isoform X2 — encoded protein: MHANHRVIIIFPYCSFRNRPTWSRTKKMAQTFRVEYLKKDLMKLEPYYADEIIPYVVERNRNKPKGIGRLGASPTHLGMGKIRVKTSLGKYAVDFLNKATVHGLNHLVAPHRHFFERILTVLFIGAALGCLVATSLYSWYQYQHNPTAMVLQFDYQNFNITKPAITVCLDEAVAMEKFPKAFKKHGVADTPQARAFFLFISNPNYLTLNQTPMYTGTPSNKWMEIVRDLYFDLEPNKCNLANCQDTYLTDIVTERGMCTTLFGAYSNYSSLETVPVYQYIHRNDRINLKQIPRPYKMSLHHPRTLPTFKSWWSQFTKIEMIDMKISVKETDSSDTLRELSPGQRPCNFPEDASLRMWPLYTRNMCTLECRYNLIKKKCGCYPHFARPMPGTPTCNVTQLHCIGNNSLQIISLKLDGVNLCSCPEDCNTSHYEKVYSNEVNLGQASITLMDRPVNIDVEFPFVKLQYQIFFGFNDFLVSVGGAAGLFLGASIISFIEILYYITLRLFCYSTSIRKYRTE
- the LOC105693141 gene encoding pickpocket protein 11-like isoform X1, which codes for MHANHRVIIIFPYCSFRNRPTWSRTKKMAQTFRVEYLKKDLMKLEPYYADEIIPYVVERNRNKPKGIGRLGASPTHLGMGKIRVKTSLGKYAVDFLNKATVHGLNHLVAPHRHFFERILTVLFIGAALGCLVATSLYSWYQYQHNPTAMVLQFDYQNFNITKPAITVCLDEAVAMEKFPKAFKKHGVADTPQARAFFLFISNPNYLTLNQTPMYTGTPSNKWMEIVRDLYFDLEPNKCNLANCQDTYLTDIVTERGMCTTLFGAYSNYSSLDYWLADNWTIFPDRTVPVYQYIHRNDRINLKQIPRPYKMSLHHPRTLPTFKSWWSQFTKIEMIDMKISVKETDSSDTLRELSPGQRPCNFPEDASLRMWPLYTRNMCTLECRYNLIKKKCGCYPHFARPMPGTPTCNVTQLHCIGNNSLQIISLKLDGVNLCSCPEDCNTSHYEKVYSNEVNLGQASITLMDRPVNIDVEFPFVKLQYQIFFGFNDFLVSVGGAAGLFLGASIISFIEILYYITLRLFCYSTSIRKYRTE